A section of the Drosophila sechellia strain sech25 chromosome 3L, ASM438219v1, whole genome shotgun sequence genome encodes:
- the LOC6610772 gene encoding probable 28S ribosomal protein S6, mitochondrial — protein sequence MPSYELALVLRQLPRPELISVIRRTAESILDKGGIIRKLENLGSRALPHKVSEHGVVHREGTHFTIAFDTAPMKIADLKEEFGRDIDIIRRYIFKVEESEKKPCTLHEEMLPPAYRKDVQEIIAAAQKKQKKKFNYNSCLDYYPFQK from the exons ATGCCTTCCTACGAACTAGCACTGGTGCTCCGCCAATTGCCCCGC CCCGAACTGATATCCGTAATTAGGCGAACGGCCGAGTCCATCCTGGACAAGGGCGGCATCATCCGGAAGCTGGAGAACCTGGGATCCCGCGCCCTGCCCCACAAAGTCAGCGAACACGGAGTGGTTCACCGGGAAGGTACCCACTTCACCATTGCCTTCGATACGGCGCCCATGAAGATCGCAGACCTGAAGGAGGAGTTTGGCCGCGACATCGACATCATACGGCGCTACATCTTCAAGGTGGAGGAATCCGAAAAGAAGCCCTGCACGCTGCACGAGGAGATGCTGCCACCCGCGTATCGCAAGGATGTGCAGGAGATCATCGCGGCCGCCCAGAAGAAGCAAAAGAAGAAGTTTAACTACAACTCCTGCCTGGACTACTACCCCTTCCAGAAATAA
- the LOC6610773 gene encoding alpha-tocopherol transfer protein-like, with amino-acid sequence MSPQIRPLTPELQKVAKEQLKEDPERLEADLQAFKTWIEQQPHLNPRMDDQFLVAFLRGCKYSLERAKSKLDKYYTLKTKYPDYFRITNTTDSKFREIHQTGALIYLPTPLYENGPRIAIWRMGLVPVEKYTILESMQVVQAMQEIAILEDDYANVNGVVFIMDMKGATAAHLFQMTPSMAKKFTVFSEEALPLRLKAQHFINTITGFEQLFNMFKPMMSKKMQSRLFVHGNKMGLLTEQIPLKYLPEEYGGENGTTQEIVAAMEKKLDEYADFFQENANFGTDESLRPGKPIDFEGLFGVEGSFRKLNVD; translated from the exons ATGTCTCCGCAAATACGTCCACTCACGCCGGAGCTGCAAAAAGTGGCCAAGGAGCAGCTCAAGGAGGATCCCGAACGTCTCGAAGCCGATCTGCAGGCGTTCAAGACATGGATCGAGCAGCAGCCGCATCTAAATCCACGAATGGATGACCAGTTTCTAGTGGCCTTCTTGCGCGGCTGCAAGTACAGTTTGGAGCGGGCCAAGTCCAAGTTAGATAAGTACTACACGCTGAAGACCAAGTATCCGGACTATTTCCGAATTACCAACACCACGGATAGCAAGTTCCGGGAGATTCATCAAACGGG TGCCCTCATCTACCTCCCCACTCCGCTTTATGAAAATGGACCTCGCATCGCGATCTGGCGCATGGGATTGGTGCCAGTGGAGAAGTACACAATACTGGAGAGCATGCAAGTGGTCCAGGCAATGCAGGAGATTGCCATTTTGGAGGACGACTACGCCAATGTCAATGGAGTAGTGTTCATTATGGACATGAAGGGTGCCACCGCCGCCCACTTGTTCCAGATGACGCCGTCGATGGCAAAGAAATTCACTGTGTTCTCGGAGGAGGCTCTTCCACTGCGTCTGAAGGCACAGCATTTCATCAACACCATCACCGGATTCGAGCAGCTTTTCAACATGTTCAAGCCAATGATGTCCAAGAAAATGCAGTCTCGCCTGTTTGTGCACGGCAACAAAATGGGGCTCTTGACGGAGCAGATTCCACTAAAATATCTGCCCGAGGAATACGGCGGCGAGAATGGCACCACGCAGGAAATCGTAGCCGCCATGGAGAAGAAGCTGGACGAGTACGCCGATTTCTTCCAGGAAAATGCCAACTTCGGCACCGACGAGAGCCTGCGTCCGGGAAAACCAATTGATTTTGAGGGGCTTTTCGGAGTAGAAGGTTCCTTCAGAAAGCTCAACGTGGACTAG
- the LOC6610774 gene encoding probable RNA methyltransferase CG11342, translated as MEIRNNDPGAVQYGNFFNYYQFSSAAERVKLLPDADIWLPALEDGECRRDKPYFILDVGCNCGVLTQLMHKYLEERLCRSVKVLGVDIDPRLIQRATEENESPKDVSYACVDVLDDGAFESVKTYMEVNNLEKFDAICCYSITMWIHLNHHDQGLRFFLQKLSNLAELLVVEPQPWKCYQKAERRLKKAGEIFPLFLELKWRSDVDLQIQKYLEDSLDRRKIFESEPTKWQRKICFYR; from the coding sequence ATGGAAATTAGAAACAACGATCCCGGAGCCGTTCAATATGGCAACTTCTTCAACTATTATCAGTTCAGTTCCGCCGCGGAACGCGTGAAACTGTTACCGGATGCGGACATATGGCTACCAGCCCTGGAGGATGGAGAATGCCGAAGGGATAAACCCTATTTCATCCTGGATGTGGGCTGCAATTGTGGTGTACTCACTCAACTCATGCATAAATATCTGGAGGAACGTCTTTGCAGGTCTGTGAAAGTCCTGGGAGTGGATATAGACCCTCGGCTGATTCAACGTGCCACCGAGGAGAATGAGTCCCCGAAAGATGTGAGCTACGCCTGCGTGGATGTCCTCGATGATGGTGCCTTTGAATCCGTGAAAACATATATGGAGGTGAATAATCTCGAGAAATTTGATGCCATTTGCTGCTACTCCATTACCATGTGGATTCACTTGAATCACCATGATCAAGGCCTGCGATTCTTTCTGCAGAAGCTCTCCAATCTGGCAGAGCTCCTGGTGGTGGAACCACAGCCCTGGAAATGCTATCAGAAAGCAGAGAGACGCCTGAAAAAAGCCGGAGAGATATTCCCTCTTTTCCTGGAACTCAAGTGGCGATCTGATGTGGATCTTCAGATACAAAAATACCTGGAAGACTCTTTGGACCGAAGAAAGATATTCGAATCCGAACCAACTAAATGGCAGCGAAAGATCTGCTTCTACAGATGA
- the LOC6610775 gene encoding G-protein coupled receptor 52 gives MQEMSYLQDNSKVEALTKAVLISILGVAIVLSNLLIIATYANFKGPTEVINYYLLSLAIADLLCGLLVVPFSVYPALTGEWMYGDIVCRFTGYLEVTLWAVSVYTFMWISVDRYLAVRKPLRYETVQTKTRCQCWMVFTWISAALLCCPPILGYSMPIENNMTHICMLDWGNMAAYSATLAILVLGPSLISIVHNYGYIFVMMRKIRSGEPIHDKEYATALAENLSNPSHMMSFALVFAFWVSWLPWILLRLYEVVTGDVIQSTLINFAVVWIGILNSFWKILIMTSMSPQFRIALRVFCLTICCKTKGRLQAELIGLDPDD, from the exons ATGCAGGAAATGAGCTACCTACAGGATAATTCCAAGGTGGAGGCCCTCACCAAGGCGGTGCTCATATCGATACTGGGCGTGGCCATCGTCCTGTCCAACCTCCTCATAATCGCCACCTATGCCAACTTCAAGG GACCCACAGAGGTGATCAACTACTACCTCTTGTCCCTGGCCATCGCCGATCTGCTCTGCggactcctggtggtgcccttctcCGTGTATCCCGCTTTGACCGGAGAATGGATGTACGGCGACATCGTGTGCCGCTTCACCGGCTATCTGGAGGTCACTCTGTGGGCGGTATCGGTGTACACCTTCATGTGGATATCGGTGGATCGCTATCTTGCGGTGCGGAAGCCACTCAGATATGAAACGGTGCAGACGAAAACGAG ATGCCAGTGCTGGATGGTGTTCACCTGGATATCGGCGGCCCTGCTGTGCTGTCCCCCAATCCTGGGCTACTCGATGCCCATCGAGAACAACATGACGCACATCTGCATGCTGGACTGGGGGAATATGGCGGCATATAGCGCCACCTTGGCGATATTAGTCTTAGGTCCCAGCCTCATTTCAATCGTACACAACTACGGCTATATCTTTGTAATGATGCGTAAGATTAGGTCCGGCGAGCCGATACACGATAAAGAATATGCAACTGCTCTGGCTGAAAATTTATCGAACCCTAGTCATATGATGTCATTCGCATTAGTCTTTGCATTCTGGGTGTCCTGGCTGCCATGGATTCTGTTGCGTCTGTATGAGGTGGTCACGGGCGATGTTATCCAAAGTACTCTTATCAACTTCGCCGTCGTCTGGATCGGCATATTGAATTCGTTTTGGAAAATTCTGATCATGACCAGTATGTCGCCGCAATTCCGTATCGCTTTGAGAGTATTTTGCTTAACCATTTGTTGTAAGACTAAGGGCCGTTTGCAAGCAGAGCTAATCGGGTTGGACCCAGATGACTAG
- the LOC6610776 gene encoding uncharacterized protein LOC6610776, whose translation MMMPQFVFWRRDAKKSQLEQISPIWRDLNATFVTVLSWSWLIYAFSALVIITCAYFAYCERCRRTESVRRRRVIQRAQERPPQKRRPNAAYRDHQIYRHIILSVAKYMKNPDGIRPFIEHMEQLYPLRHNSADQQQVAEPSTGED comes from the exons ATGATGATGCCTCAATTTGTGTTCTGGAGGAGGGATGCCAAGAAGAGCCAGCTGGAGCAGATCTCGCCCATCTGGAGGGATTTGAATGCTACATTTGTGAC GGTCCTCAGCTGGAGTTGGCTCATCTATGCATTTTCCGCACTGGTTATCATCACTTGTGCATATTTCGCATATTGTGAGCGCTGCCGAAGAACTGAATCAGTGCGACGTCGACGGGTTATTCAAAGAGCTCAAGAGCg ACCTCCACAAAAGCGACGACCGAATGCGGCCTATCGGGATCACCAGATCTATCGCCACATCATCCTCAGCGTGGCCAAGTACATGAAGAATCCGGATGGCATTCGACCCTTTATAGAACACATGGAGCAGCTATATCCACTGAGGCATAACTCGGCCGATCAGCAGCAGGTGGCCGAACCAAGTACTGGAGAAGATTAG